One genomic region from Clostridium saccharobutylicum DSM 13864 encodes:
- a CDS encoding thiamine diphosphokinase has protein sequence MQVMIVSGGTAPSKKLLENYIDKVDFIIAADKGSECLYSYNIIPDLLLGDFDSTNKESLNSIKLKAREVLEFPPEKDYTDTEIAIIEALKRGAEKIYLFGATGSRMDHTLGNVGLLLTTKKKGAILEIIDDHNKIYLAEKTMKLYGKYGENISFHALCDKVTKFKIKGAKYNLDSYDINLLDPRAICNEFLDTPIEISYEKGELLILHSID, from the coding sequence TTGCAGGTAATGATTGTAAGTGGAGGTACAGCGCCATCAAAAAAATTATTAGAAAATTATATAGATAAGGTAGATTTTATTATAGCCGCTGATAAGGGAAGTGAATGTCTTTATAGTTATAATATAATTCCTGATTTACTTTTGGGTGATTTTGATTCGACCAATAAAGAAAGTTTAAATAGTATAAAACTGAAAGCTCGGGAAGTTTTAGAATTTCCGCCTGAAAAGGATTATACGGATACAGAGATTGCAATAATAGAAGCACTTAAAAGGGGGGCTGAAAAGATATATCTATTTGGCGCTACTGGTTCAAGGATGGATCATACTTTGGGAAATGTAGGCCTTCTATTAACAACTAAGAAAAAAGGAGCAATTTTAGAAATAATAGATGATCATAATAAAATTTATTTAGCTGAAAAGACTATGAAATTGTATGGTAAATATGGTGAAAATATATCTTTTCATGCTTTATGCGATAAGGTTACAAAGTTTAAAATTAAAGGCGCTAAATATAATTTAGATTCATATGATATAAATTTACTAGATCCAAGAGCTATATGCAATGAATTTCTTGATACACCAATAGAAATTAGTTATGAGAAAGGAGAATTATTAATTCTTCATTCGATTGATTAA
- the rpe gene encoding ribulose-phosphate 3-epimerase produces MVKIAPSILSADFSRLGEDIERIDKGGAEFVHIDVMDGSFVPNISLGLPVIKSIRNRTNKVFDVHLMVDNPSRYIDDFIEAGSDIITVHYEADRHIDRTINYIKSKGKKAGVSLNPGTPVSVLKDLISSLDMVLIMSVNPGFGGQKFIPYALDKIKEVKELSNKLNPSLLIEVDGGIGKDNVKDVIGAGANVIVAGSAVFNGGEISDNIKALRG; encoded by the coding sequence ATGGTAAAGATTGCACCATCAATATTATCAGCAGATTTTTCAAGATTAGGAGAAGATATAGAAAGAATAGATAAAGGAGGAGCAGAATTCGTTCATATAGATGTAATGGACGGTTCATTTGTTCCTAATATATCTTTAGGATTACCTGTAATAAAATCTATAAGAAATAGAACTAATAAGGTATTTGATGTACACTTAATGGTAGATAATCCTTCAAGATATATTGATGATTTTATAGAGGCAGGCTCAGATATAATAACTGTTCACTATGAAGCAGATAGACATATAGATAGAACTATTAATTATATAAAATCAAAAGGAAAAAAGGCAGGCGTTTCATTAAATCCTGGAACACCAGTAAGTGTATTAAAAGATCTAATATCTAGTCTGGACATGGTTTTGATAATGTCGGTAAATCCTGGATTTGGAGGGCAAAAGTTCATACCATATGCATTGGATAAAATAAAAGAAGTAAAGGAATTAAGCAATAAATTAAATCCGTCACTACTAATTGAAGTTGATGGAGGAATAGGAAAAGATAATGTTAAAGATGTTATAGGGGCTGGTGCAAATGTAATTGTAGCTGGATCAGCAGTATTTAATGGTGGTGAAATAAGTGATAATATAAAAGCCTTGAGGGGGTAA
- a CDS encoding Asp23/Gls24 family envelope stress response protein yields the protein MVGFSNENGNISYSEEVLAKIVGLSTMECYGVVGMVSRNASDGLWELMGIENLSKGVKIQLTDEHRLQIELFIMVEYGTKISVISNNIIQKVRYSVENYTGLKVSSITVNVQAVRV from the coding sequence ATGGTTGGATTTTCAAATGAAAATGGTAATATAAGTTATTCGGAAGAAGTTTTAGCTAAAATTGTTGGATTATCAACAATGGAATGTTATGGAGTAGTTGGTATGGTTTCCAGAAATGCTAGTGATGGGCTTTGGGAACTTATGGGCATAGAAAATTTAAGCAAAGGCGTAAAAATACAATTAACAGATGAACATAGATTACAAATAGAATTATTTATTATGGTTGAATACGGAACAAAGATATCGGTTATATCTAATAATATCATTCAAAAAGTTCGTTATAGTGTTGAGAACTATACTGGGCTTAAAGTTTCATCTATAACAGTAAATGTGCAAGCGGTGAGAGTCTAG
- the rpmB gene encoding 50S ribosomal protein L28, with the protein MARRCEICDKGVVAGVQYSHSHRQSKRTWAPNIKKVKALVNGTPKTVHVCTRCLRSGKVQRAI; encoded by the coding sequence ATGGCAAGAAGATGCGAAATTTGTGATAAGGGTGTTGTAGCAGGTGTACAATACAGCCATTCACATCGTCAATCAAAGAGAACTTGGGCTCCTAACATAAAGAAAGTAAAAGCTTTAGTTAACGGAACACCAAAAACTGTTCATGTATGTACAAGATGCCTTAGATCTGGAAAGGTTCAAAGAGCAATATAG